The following are encoded together in the Pectobacterium wasabiae CFBP 3304 genome:
- the ligB gene encoding NAD-dependent DNA ligase LigB: MWLRICTFLIISVVGGISGFSAAAEVCPDWENARSNKEIAALRQQLERWDDVYYTEGKSPIEDDVYDQLREQLNQWLGCFQPQNAIPVRLPDNGKLVHPVAHTGLKKVSDRGQLVQWIVQREDLWIQPKVDGVAITLVYQHGKLVSAVSRGNGLQGEDWTEKVRLIPGIPHLLTGAPSSLVLQGELFLKMTDHRQHTQGGVNARSVVAGEMRRHQPSPVLSQIGLFVWEWPDGPKAMPERLDKLKNMGFAMTADYTHAIGSFADAEKWRHHWHHSPLPFVTDGVVIRQTKEPQGRYWRNTSADWAIAWKYPPVHQVAEVTDVAFSVGRTGKIAVVLKLSPLKLDDKSVSRVNVGSLSRWKQWDVLPGDRVSVSLAGQGIPRLDNVAWRGAERPAIVPPNEYDFHAFSCFRYSAVCQQQFLARLVWLSGEHGLNLAGMRDGMWLRLMQHDLLGDVLAWLSLTEAQLSAVNGMGDKRARDIYTSLQSARQVPLSRWLLALGIPVPRSASSALDHVDWLALRQRTAQQWRQFSGIGERRAEEIMAFLNHPIVVEFIARLEREGIH, encoded by the coding sequence ATGTGGCTCAGGATTTGCACTTTTTTGATCATCAGCGTTGTTGGGGGCATTAGTGGTTTTTCGGCTGCGGCCGAAGTCTGCCCCGACTGGGAGAACGCGCGTTCGAACAAAGAAATTGCTGCATTACGTCAGCAGCTAGAACGGTGGGATGACGTGTATTACACCGAAGGGAAAAGTCCGATAGAGGATGATGTTTATGATCAACTGCGAGAACAGTTAAACCAGTGGCTGGGCTGTTTTCAGCCCCAAAACGCAATTCCTGTCCGGTTACCTGATAATGGCAAGCTGGTTCACCCTGTTGCCCATACGGGGTTGAAAAAAGTGTCCGATCGCGGGCAGTTGGTGCAATGGATCGTACAGCGTGAGGATTTATGGATTCAGCCAAAAGTCGATGGTGTAGCCATCACGCTGGTCTATCAGCACGGTAAGCTTGTGTCTGCGGTGAGTAGAGGAAACGGTCTGCAAGGCGAAGATTGGACGGAAAAAGTCCGTCTGATTCCGGGAATTCCTCACCTATTAACCGGTGCACCTTCCTCATTAGTATTACAAGGGGAGCTTTTCCTGAAGATGACCGATCATCGGCAACATACTCAGGGCGGTGTTAATGCACGTTCGGTCGTGGCTGGCGAAATGCGTCGCCATCAGCCGTCTCCCGTGTTGTCGCAGATTGGCCTGTTTGTCTGGGAATGGCCGGATGGCCCAAAAGCGATGCCCGAACGTCTGGATAAATTGAAGAACATGGGGTTTGCCATGACGGCAGACTATACCCATGCGATTGGGTCATTCGCCGACGCCGAGAAATGGCGTCACCACTGGCATCACAGCCCGCTGCCCTTCGTGACAGATGGCGTGGTCATCCGCCAGACTAAAGAACCGCAGGGACGCTATTGGCGTAACACATCGGCTGACTGGGCGATTGCGTGGAAATATCCTCCCGTTCATCAAGTTGCAGAAGTGACGGATGTGGCGTTCTCTGTCGGGCGGACGGGTAAAATTGCTGTGGTGTTGAAGCTTAGTCCTTTGAAATTGGATGATAAATCGGTCAGTCGAGTGAATGTGGGTTCGCTGTCCCGTTGGAAACAATGGGACGTGCTGCCCGGCGATCGCGTGAGTGTCAGCCTAGCGGGACAAGGGATTCCGCGTCTGGATAATGTCGCATGGCGTGGGGCTGAACGGCCTGCTATCGTTCCACCCAATGAATATGATTTCCATGCTTTTAGCTGTTTTCGCTATAGCGCGGTGTGCCAGCAGCAATTTCTGGCGCGCTTAGTTTGGCTGAGTGGGGAGCACGGTTTAAATCTGGCGGGAATGCGTGACGGGATGTGGCTGCGCTTGATGCAACATGATTTACTGGGCGATGTGCTGGCATGGCTATCTCTGACCGAGGCACAGCTTAGCGCTGTTAATGGCATGGGCGATAAGCGGGCGCGAGATATCTATACGAGCTTGCAGTCGGCACGGCAGGTACCGTTATCTCGCTGGTTACTTGCATTAGGTATTCCTGTTCCCCGCTCAGCGAGTAGCGCATTGGATCATGTGGATTGGCTGGCATTACGGCAACGCACGGCGCAGCAGTGGCGACAGTTTTCGGGCATTGGGGAGAGGCGCGCAGAAGAAATTATGGCGTTCCTGAACCATCCCATCGTCGTGGAGTTTATTGCCCGATTAGAGCGCGAAGGGATACATTGA
- the eptB gene encoding kdo(2)-lipid A phosphoethanolamine 7''-transferase, with product MKFVTSFSQPKLSFVLAVYIGLFLNVSVYYRRFDYFSLSAGSQIPTFIPALVELTASVLFTFFLMRIISLGGRRFYRIIASLLVLISVAASYYMTFFNVVIGYGIIAAVMTTDIDLSKEVIGFRFFLWMLVVSALPLFLIWKNSLRHTLIEQLKSPGKRLMPLLVLAAVVALVWMPLRYMDKAQSVSERESNVDLPSYGGVVAHSYLPSNWLSALGLFAYTKYDESQDSSNLFDPAQHFTYVPPKGIDDTYVVFIIGETTRWDHMGLLGYERDTTPKLSKEKNLVAFRGQSCDTSTKLSMRCMFVREGGTEDNPQRTLKEQNVFAVMKELGFTSELFAMQSEVWFYNSIEANNYSFREMIASEKHNDGKSVQDMLLVNEVKESLERYPQGKHLIVLHTKGSHYLYSMRYPRSYARYQPECMGVDASCSREQLINAFDNSVLYTDSFIDSVIDQVRDKKAIVFYASDHGESIDDNYHLHGTPRQMAPPEQFRSPMMVWTSDKFLADADNLQAFEQLKAQQLVGKTHRHEELFDTILGCLGYTSPDGGINPKNNWCQKPAIP from the coding sequence ATGAAGTTTGTAACATCTTTTTCGCAACCCAAGTTATCGTTTGTCCTGGCAGTTTATATTGGTCTTTTTCTCAATGTTTCAGTGTATTATCGTCGATTTGATTATTTTTCACTCTCTGCTGGTAGCCAAATTCCAACATTTATTCCCGCTCTTGTTGAATTGACCGCAAGTGTCTTATTCACCTTTTTCCTGATGAGAATTATTTCACTTGGGGGACGCCGTTTTTATCGGATTATCGCTTCTCTTTTGGTGTTGATTTCCGTTGCTGCTAGTTATTACATGACGTTTTTTAATGTCGTTATTGGCTATGGCATTATTGCAGCGGTCATGACCACCGATATTGATCTTTCTAAAGAAGTTATTGGTTTTCGTTTTTTCCTGTGGATGCTCGTGGTGAGTGCGCTGCCATTATTTTTGATTTGGAAAAACTCGCTGCGTCATACATTGATCGAACAGCTTAAATCGCCAGGGAAGCGTTTGATGCCTCTTTTGGTTCTTGCCGCTGTCGTCGCGCTGGTTTGGATGCCACTTCGCTATATGGATAAGGCTCAGTCGGTATCTGAACGAGAATCCAATGTGGATTTACCCAGCTATGGCGGTGTTGTGGCTCACTCGTATCTGCCTTCTAACTGGTTATCCGCATTAGGGTTATTTGCGTACACCAAGTATGACGAGAGCCAGGATTCCTCTAATCTTTTCGATCCCGCTCAGCATTTCACTTATGTCCCGCCGAAAGGCATTGACGATACCTACGTGGTTTTCATTATTGGTGAAACAACCCGCTGGGATCATATGGGGCTATTAGGTTACGAGAGAGATACGACGCCGAAGCTATCAAAAGAAAAGAATCTGGTCGCATTCCGTGGCCAATCGTGTGATACCTCAACCAAGCTTTCCATGCGCTGTATGTTTGTGCGAGAAGGCGGTACGGAAGACAACCCGCAGCGAACCCTGAAAGAACAGAATGTCTTTGCTGTAATGAAAGAATTGGGCTTCACCTCTGAGCTGTTTGCGATGCAAAGTGAGGTGTGGTTTTACAATAGCATTGAAGCGAACAACTATTCCTTCCGCGAAATGATTGCGTCAGAGAAGCACAATGATGGCAAATCAGTGCAGGATATGTTGCTGGTTAATGAGGTCAAGGAATCGCTTGAACGCTACCCTCAAGGTAAGCATCTGATTGTGCTGCATACTAAAGGCTCTCACTATCTGTATTCCATGCGGTATCCCCGCAGCTATGCGCGTTATCAGCCGGAGTGTATGGGTGTTGATGCCTCTTGTTCGCGTGAGCAGTTGATTAATGCTTTTGATAATAGCGTGCTCTATACCGATAGCTTTATTGATAGCGTGATCGATCAGGTTCGGGACAAGAAAGCGATCGTGTTTTATGCCTCCGATCATGGTGAGTCCATCGATGATAACTACCATTTGCACGGCACGCCGCGTCAGATGGCACCGCCTGAACAGTTCCGTTCGCCGATGATGGTGTGGACATCAGATAAATTTCTGGCTGATGCTGATAATTTACAGGCGTTTGAGCAGTTGAAAGCTCAGCAACTCGTTGGCAAAACACATCGCCATGAAGAGTTGTTTGACACGATCCTTGGATGTTTGGGATACACATCGCCTGACGGCGGCATTAACCCTAAAAACAACTGGTGTCAGAAACCTGCCATACCCTAA
- a CDS encoding Ail/Lom family outer membrane beta-barrel protein, translating to MKKTTLLLSTLIACTMGITVAQATQTVSLGYAQAKFEDFKDLKGITAKYHYQGDSSLGIIGSFTYVSAEQTEYYQNASSDFYKLKYYSLMAGPSYRFNEYVSVYGLAGIGHGKSSWEKGDAVRESSSGKKSSFAYGAGIQITPVANWAIDIGYEGTKLDDERVDGFNIGVGYRF from the coding sequence ATGAAAAAAACAACACTGCTGCTTTCCACTCTGATTGCTTGCACCATGGGAATCACTGTTGCTCAGGCGACACAAACGGTATCACTGGGTTATGCTCAGGCGAAATTCGAAGATTTTAAAGATCTGAAAGGAATTACGGCCAAATACCATTATCAGGGAGATTCCTCTCTTGGCATTATCGGTTCTTTCACTTATGTGAGTGCAGAACAAACTGAGTATTATCAGAATGCAAGCAGTGATTTTTATAAACTAAAATACTATTCACTGATGGCTGGCCCATCTTACCGTTTTAATGAATATGTCAGTGTTTATGGTTTGGCTGGTATTGGTCACGGTAAATCCAGTTGGGAAAAAGGTGATGCTGTACGTGAATCTAGCAGTGGGAAAAAATCCAGTTTTGCTTACGGCGCAGGTATTCAAATCACACCGGTAGCAAACTGGGCGATTGATATTGGCTATGAAGGCACGAAACTTGATGATGAGCGTGTAGACGGTTTTAATATTGGCGTCGGTTATCGTTTCTGA